Proteins found in one Enterococcus sp. 9D6_DIV0238 genomic segment:
- the pyrR gene encoding bifunctional pyr operon transcriptional regulator/uracil phosphoribosyltransferase PyrR produces the protein MQGKEVVDAVTMKRALTRITYEIIERNKGVQDIVLVGIKTRGIYIAQRIAERLKQLEHTDVPVGELDITLYRDDMDGQTMKERSLEEPELHSSSIPVSLEGKEVILIDDVLFTGRTIRAAMDAVMDLGRPKKISLAVLVDRGHRELPIRADYVGKNIPTSMKEEIIVEVEEKDGADRILIASVEE, from the coding sequence ATGCAAGGAAAAGAAGTCGTTGATGCTGTAACGATGAAACGCGCACTAACAAGAATCACTTATGAAATCATCGAAAGAAACAAAGGGGTCCAAGACATTGTACTTGTGGGAATCAAAACAAGAGGAATCTATATTGCTCAACGGATTGCCGAACGTCTTAAGCAATTAGAACATACCGATGTTCCAGTTGGTGAATTGGATATCACTTTATATCGTGATGATATGGATGGACAAACAATGAAGGAACGCTCGCTTGAAGAACCAGAATTACATTCGTCAAGTATTCCAGTGTCATTAGAAGGAAAAGAAGTTATTTTGATCGACGATGTGCTTTTTACAGGCAGGACTATTCGAGCAGCGATGGACGCAGTAATGGATCTAGGTAGACCAAAAAAAATCTCCTTAGCGGTTTTAGTAGATCGAGGACATAGAGAATTACCGATTCGAGCAGATTACGTAGGAAAAAATATTCCAACATCTATGAAAGAAGAAATTATCGTTGAAGTGGAAGAAAAAGACGGCGCAGACCGCATTTTGATTGCCAGCGTTGAAGAATAA
- the lspA gene encoding signal peptidase II, which produces MLAVYLIISAVLIGLDQWVKFLTVANINLGETKEFIPGVLSFTNIRNTGAAWSLLEGKMWFFYIITIIVVAVVLYILIKNIHGSKWFTIGLSLILAGAIGNFIDRLRLGYVVDMFQTEFMNFPIFNVADSVLVVGVACIFIYLILEEKAAKDGKNGAN; this is translated from the coding sequence TTGTTAGCAGTTTATCTTATTATCAGCGCCGTATTGATTGGTTTAGATCAGTGGGTGAAATTTTTGACCGTTGCCAATATAAATCTTGGTGAAACGAAAGAATTTATACCTGGAGTTTTATCGTTTACGAATATTCGTAATACAGGAGCAGCCTGGAGTTTACTTGAGGGGAAAATGTGGTTCTTTTATATCATCACTATTATTGTAGTTGCAGTGGTGCTTTATATCTTGATCAAAAATATCCATGGAAGTAAATGGTTCACGATCGGTTTGAGTTTGATTTTAGCAGGTGCTATCGGTAATTTTATCGACCGTTTGCGCTTAGGCTATGTAGTAGATATGTTTCAAACTGAATTTATGAATTTCCCAATATTCAATGTGGCTGACAGCGTGCTGGTAGTCGGAGTAGCTTGTATTTTTATTTATTTGATATTGGAAGAAAAAGCAGCGAAGGACGGAAAAAATGGAGCAAATTAA
- a CDS encoding dihydroorotase, which produces MKTLIKNGKIIKKDNQLIPAEIWIEDKKIKAIGTTFDEAMFDEVFDAKGQLITPGLVDVHVHLREPGFTYKETIETGSKSAARGGFTTVCAMPNLNPVPDTPEKLREVYDIIHENAVVKVLQYAPITEELRSETLTDQKALKEVGAFAFTNDGVGVQTAGTMYLAMKEAASLGMALVAHTEDESLLFGGVMHEGEISKKLGLPGILSSTEASQIARDVVLAGETGVHYHVCHVSTKESVRVIRDAKRAGVHVTAEVSPHHLILIDENIPEDNGFWKMNPPLRGTEDRDALIEGLLDGTIDCIATDHAPHGLEEKNQTFLKAPFGIVGSETAFQLIYTHFVETGKFTLEQVIDWMAVKPAEIFGLDAGTLTIGSPADIAVFDLELEEEIDDQQFESMGVNTPFVGWKVKGNTLMTFVDGKSAWSKGDA; this is translated from the coding sequence ATGAAGACACTGATCAAAAATGGAAAAATCATTAAAAAAGACAATCAACTGATCCCAGCAGAAATTTGGATCGAAGATAAAAAAATCAAGGCGATCGGAACGACTTTTGATGAAGCTATGTTCGATGAAGTTTTTGATGCCAAAGGCCAATTGATTACACCAGGTTTGGTGGATGTCCATGTTCATTTAAGAGAACCAGGCTTTACCTATAAAGAAACGATCGAAACGGGGAGCAAATCTGCTGCAAGAGGCGGCTTCACTACTGTTTGCGCTATGCCTAATCTAAATCCAGTACCAGATACACCAGAAAAACTACGAGAAGTTTATGACATCATTCATGAAAATGCTGTGGTCAAAGTGCTGCAATATGCACCGATCACAGAAGAATTACGCAGTGAAACACTTACCGATCAAAAGGCCTTAAAAGAAGTTGGTGCATTCGCTTTTACCAACGATGGGGTTGGCGTACAAACAGCAGGTACGATGTACTTGGCAATGAAAGAAGCTGCCTCATTAGGAATGGCGCTGGTTGCTCATACAGAAGATGAGTCATTATTGTTCGGCGGTGTGATGCATGAAGGCGAAATTTCAAAAAAACTAGGATTACCTGGGATTTTAAGCTCTACTGAAGCATCTCAAATTGCACGGGACGTTGTGCTAGCTGGTGAAACTGGTGTCCATTATCATGTCTGCCACGTTTCAACAAAAGAAAGTGTCCGTGTGATTCGTGATGCCAAACGTGCAGGAGTTCACGTAACAGCGGAAGTTTCACCACATCATCTAATTTTGATAGACGAAAATATTCCAGAGGATAACGGCTTTTGGAAAATGAATCCACCGCTTCGTGGGACAGAAGACAGAGACGCCTTGATCGAAGGATTATTGGATGGCACGATCGATTGTATTGCAACGGATCACGCACCTCATGGGTTAGAAGAAAAAAATCAAACATTTTTGAAAGCACCGTTCGGCATCGTTGGTAGTGAAACAGCATTTCAACTGATCTACACTCATTTTGTTGAAACAGGAAAATTCACTTTAGAACAAGTGATTGACTGGATGGCTGTAAAACCTGCAGAAATCTTTGGATTGGATGCGGGCACATTAACGATCGGAAGTCCAGCAGATATCGCTGTTTTTGATTTAGAACTTGAAGAAGAAATCGATGACCAGCAGTTTGAATCAATGGGTGTGAATACTCCATTCGTTGGCTGGAAAGTAAAAGGGAATACATTAATGACTTTTGTTGATGGAAAATCAGCATGGTCTAAAGGAGATGCGTAG
- a CDS encoding aspartate carbamoyltransferase catalytic subunit: protein MIITSERISLKHLLTVEALSDQEVMGLIRRAQEFKQGASWQPEKKQYFATNLFFENSTRTHKSFDVAEKKLGIEVIEFEESMSSVKKGETLYDTVLTMSAIGVDVAVIRHGKENYYDELIQSKTIQCSIINGGDGSGQHPTQCLLDLMTIYEEFGYFEGLKVAIVGDITHSRVAKSNMQMLKRLGATIFFSGPEEWYDKQFEAYGHYMELDELVETVDVMMLLRVQHERHDGSEIFSKEEYHQNYGLTVERAKRLQKHAVIMHPAPVNRDVELADSLVEGIQSRIIQQMSNGVYMRMAILEAVLHGKA from the coding sequence ATGATCATCACATCTGAACGTATTAGTCTGAAGCATCTTTTGACCGTTGAAGCACTTAGCGATCAAGAAGTTATGGGATTAATTCGCCGAGCGCAGGAATTTAAGCAAGGTGCATCTTGGCAGCCTGAGAAAAAACAATACTTTGCGACAAATTTGTTTTTCGAAAATAGTACCCGAACGCATAAAAGTTTTGATGTTGCTGAGAAGAAACTCGGAATCGAAGTGATCGAGTTTGAAGAAAGCATGAGTTCAGTGAAAAAAGGTGAAACACTATACGATACTGTACTGACAATGTCTGCGATCGGTGTAGATGTGGCAGTCATTCGTCATGGCAAAGAAAACTATTATGATGAACTGATCCAAAGTAAAACGATCCAATGCTCTATTATCAACGGGGGAGACGGTAGTGGTCAGCATCCAACACAATGTTTACTAGATTTGATGACGATTTACGAGGAGTTTGGTTATTTCGAAGGTTTGAAAGTAGCAATCGTCGGTGATATTACACATTCCCGTGTTGCAAAATCAAATATGCAGATGCTAAAACGATTAGGTGCTACGATCTTTTTCTCAGGTCCGGAAGAATGGTATGACAAACAGTTTGAGGCGTATGGCCATTATATGGAGTTGGATGAGTTAGTTGAAACAGTGGATGTCATGATGCTGCTTCGGGTCCAGCATGAACGTCATGATGGATCGGAAATTTTTTCTAAAGAAGAGTACCATCAAAATTATGGATTGACTGTTGAGCGAGCAAAACGATTACAAAAACATGCAGTCATCATGCATCCGGCACCAGTCAATCGTGACGTTGAATTAGCAGATTCACTGGTGGAAGGCATTCAGTCACGAATCATTCAACAAATGAGTAACGGAGTTTATATGAGAATGGCAATTTTAGAAGCAGTATTACACGGAAAGGCTTAG
- a CDS encoding RluA family pseudouridine synthase, protein MEQINVKINTETGRIDKVLSDLLKEHSRSQIQQWVKENHVKVNGEIIRSNYKVKPSDEILITIPEPEELDIRAENIPLDIVYEDDDVLVINKPQGMVVHPSAGHSQGTLVNALLYHIKDLSSINGVIRPGIVHRIDKDTSGLLMVAKNDHAHVALAEQLKDKTSLRKYVALVHGEISHDKGEINAPIGRSKNDRKMQAVIEGGKPAVTHFEVLERFEGFTLVQLQLETGRTHQIRVHMKYIGYPVAGDPLYGPRKTLKGNGQFLHAQMLGFKHPTTGQMMVFEAPLPELFEKTLDDLRNND, encoded by the coding sequence ATGGAGCAAATTAATGTAAAAATAAACACAGAAACTGGCCGGATCGATAAGGTGTTAAGTGATCTATTGAAAGAGCATTCTCGTTCACAAATTCAACAATGGGTCAAAGAGAACCACGTAAAGGTCAATGGTGAAATCATCCGTTCAAATTATAAAGTCAAACCATCTGATGAGATATTGATCACGATTCCTGAACCAGAAGAGCTGGATATCCGAGCGGAAAATATTCCACTTGATATTGTCTATGAAGATGATGATGTTTTGGTCATAAATAAACCTCAGGGAATGGTCGTTCATCCTTCCGCTGGTCACTCTCAAGGAACACTGGTCAATGCCTTGTTGTATCATATCAAAGATCTATCTTCGATCAACGGGGTGATTCGGCCTGGAATCGTTCACCGTATCGATAAAGACACATCTGGTTTATTGATGGTCGCTAAAAATGATCATGCGCATGTTGCTTTAGCAGAACAGCTGAAAGACAAAACGTCTCTTAGAAAATATGTTGCTCTTGTTCACGGAGAGATTTCTCATGATAAAGGCGAAATCAATGCACCGATCGGACGTTCCAAGAATGACCGTAAGATGCAGGCAGTTATTGAAGGCGGGAAGCCAGCAGTGACGCATTTTGAAGTGTTGGAACGTTTTGAAGGTTTTACTTTAGTACAGTTACAGCTTGAAACAGGACGGACGCATCAAATTCGTGTCCACATGAAATACATTGGTTATCCAGTAGCTGGTGATCCTCTTTATGGACCTAGAAAGACGCTAAAAGGTAACGGTCAGTTCTTGCATGCACAAATGCTGGGGTTCAAACATCCGACAACTGGACAAATGATGGTCTTTGAAGCACCTTTACCTGAACTGTTTGAAAAAACTTTAGATGATTTAAGAAATAATGATTGA
- a CDS encoding solute carrier family 23 protein produces the protein MTEKEFRNEEAVLDIHDRPKPAHWIGLSLQHLFTMFGATVLVPILVGIDPGIALVSSGLGTMVYLFVTKGKIPAYLGSSFAFIAAMQMLMKSDGYPAIAQGAITTGLVYLIVSLIIKKIGSDWLDKILPPIVVGPVVMVIGLGLASNAANNAMFNNGEYDFKYIAVALLTLGLTIFYNMFFKGFLGLIPILLGIVSGYLIALAFGIVDVEPIKEAAWLAMPNFEIPFVQYQPKLYLNAITTMAPIAFVTMTEHIGHLMVLNKLTKRNFFQEPGLSKTLMGDGAAQIVAGLVGGPPVTSYGENIGVLAITRVHSVFVIGGAAVFAVGLGFVGKLSAVILSIPGPVISGISFVLFGVIAASGLKILIDNQINFDKKKNLLIASVILVIGIGGLVFKLNTFELSSMALATVLGIILNLILPETARSEEKSV, from the coding sequence ATGACAGAAAAAGAATTTCGTAATGAAGAAGCAGTTTTAGACATCCACGATCGGCCAAAGCCGGCACATTGGATCGGGCTGAGCTTACAGCATCTATTCACCATGTTTGGTGCAACTGTACTAGTACCGATATTGGTCGGTATCGATCCAGGAATTGCTTTAGTTAGTTCGGGGTTAGGAACCATGGTCTACTTATTCGTGACCAAAGGAAAAATTCCAGCGTATCTAGGAAGTAGTTTTGCCTTTATTGCAGCAATGCAGATGCTGATGAAAAGCGATGGATATCCGGCGATTGCTCAAGGTGCGATCACAACTGGATTAGTGTATTTGATTGTTTCATTGATCATTAAAAAAATCGGTTCAGATTGGCTAGATAAAATTTTACCACCGATTGTAGTTGGCCCTGTAGTAATGGTCATTGGATTAGGTCTTGCTTCAAACGCAGCGAACAATGCAATGTTCAACAATGGTGAGTATGATTTCAAATATATAGCTGTAGCCTTGCTGACATTAGGCTTGACGATCTTTTACAACATGTTTTTCAAAGGGTTTTTAGGACTTATTCCGATTTTATTAGGGATCGTCAGCGGGTATCTGATCGCATTAGCTTTTGGTATTGTAGATGTCGAGCCAATCAAAGAAGCAGCATGGCTTGCTATGCCGAACTTTGAAATTCCTTTTGTTCAATATCAGCCTAAACTTTATCTAAATGCAATCACAACAATGGCGCCGATCGCATTTGTAACAATGACGGAGCATATTGGACACTTGATGGTGTTAAATAAGCTGACAAAGCGTAATTTCTTCCAAGAACCTGGTTTATCGAAAACATTGATGGGAGATGGAGCAGCGCAAATAGTAGCCGGACTTGTGGGAGGACCTCCTGTAACGAGTTATGGTGAAAATATTGGGGTACTGGCAATCACAAGAGTCCACAGTGTCTTTGTAATCGGAGGAGCAGCGGTATTTGCAGTAGGCCTTGGCTTTGTTGGGAAATTGAGTGCAGTTATCTTAAGTATTCCTGGACCTGTTATTTCTGGAATCAGCTTTGTCTTATTCGGAGTAATTGCAGCCAGCGGTTTAAAAATTTTGATCGACAATCAAATCAACTTTGATAAGAAAAAGAACCTATTGATTGCTTCTGTCATTCTGGTCATTGGAATCGGCGGGCTAGTGTTCAAACTAAATACATTTGAACTTTCATCGATGGCCTTGGCAACCGTTTTAGGTATTATCTTGAACCTGATTTTACCCGAAACAGCACGCAGTGAAGAAAAGTCTGTTTAG